From Columba livia isolate bColLiv1 breed racing homer chromosome 32, bColLiv1.pat.W.v2, whole genome shotgun sequence, the proteins below share one genomic window:
- the LOC110355725 gene encoding LOW QUALITY PROTEIN: retinoic acid receptor RXR-beta-like (The sequence of the model RefSeq protein was modified relative to this genomic sequence to represent the inferred CDS: deleted 8 bases in 5 codons), with protein MDWGGQDGLGGAQGPDSGSLTPPPPPPDCRSPDSSSLSASPPPPEPPPPLPPPPLLGAPMGSPLPPPGLGSPFPVISSSMGSPGGGGPPATPPIAYGPVSSPQINSTVTLPGLPPPVSSSDDVKPPLGLRPVPCHPHGGTGKRLCAICGDRSSGKHYGVYSCEGCKGFFKRTIRKDLTYTCRDNKDCVVDKRQRNRWQYCRYQKCLATGMSARAVQEERQRGKDKDGDGDLVANANEEMPVEKILEAELAVEQKSDQTVEGGGGGGGSSPNDPVTNICQAADKQLFTLVEWAKRIPHFSQLPLDDQVILLRAGWNELNELLIARPSQHRSITVKDGILLATGLHVHRNSAHSAGVGAIFDRVLTQLVSKMRDMRMDKTELGCLRAIILFNPDAKGLSNPGEVELLREKVYASLESYCKQKYPEQQGRFAKLLLRLPALRSIGLKCLEHLFFFKLIGDTPIDTFLMEMLEAPHQLS; from the exons ATGGATTGGGGGG GTCAGGATGGACTCGGGGGGGCTCAGGGGCCAGATTCGGGGTCCctgacccccccgcccccccccccagacTGCCGGAGCCCCGACAGCTCCTCCCTGAGcgcctccccgccccccccggagccgccgccccccctgcccccccccccgctgcTGGGGGCGCCCATGGggtcccccctgcccccccccggCCTGGGCTCCCCCTTCCCCGTCATCAGCTCGTCCATGGGCTccccgggcgggggggggcCT CCCGCGACCCCCCCCATCGCCTACGGCCCCGTCAGCAGCCCCCAG ATCAACTCGACGGTGACGCTGCCCGGGCTGCCCCCCCCCGTCAGCAGCTCTGACGACGTGAAGCCCCCCCTGGGGCTGCGCCCCGTGCCCTGTCACCCCCACGGGGGCACCGGCAAGCGGCTGTGCGCCATCTGCGGGGACCGCTCCTCGG GGAAGCACTACGGCGTGTACAGCTGCGAGGGCTGCAAGGGCTTCTTCAAGCGCACCATCCGCAAGGACCTGACCTACACGTGCCGCGACAACAAGGACTGCGTGGTGGACAAGCGCCAGCGCAACCGCTGGCAGTACTGCCGCTACCAGAAGTGCCTGGCCACCGGCATGAGCGCGAGG g CCGTGCAGGAGGAGCGCCAGCGCGGCAAGGACAAGGACGGCGACGGCGACCTGGTGGCCAACGCCAACGAGGAGATGCCGGTGGAGAAGATCCTGGAGGCCGAGCTGGCGGTGGAGCAGAAGTCGGACCAAACGGTggagggcggcggcggcggcgggggcagcTCG cccaATGACCCGGTGACCAACATCTGCCAGGCCGCCGACAAGCAGCTCTTCACGCTGGTGGAGTGGGCCAAGCGCATCCCCCATTTCTCACAGCTGCCCCTGGACGACCAAGTCATCCTGCTGCGGGCGG GCTGGAACGAGCTGAACGAGCTGCTGATCGCTCGTCCTTCGCAGCACCGCTCCATCACGGTCAAGGACGGGATCCTCTTGGCCACCGGCCTCCACGTCCACCGCAAC AGCGCCCACAGCGCGGGCGTGGGGGCCATTTTCGACAG GGTGCTGACGCAG CTGGTCTCCAAGATGCGCGACATGCGGATGGATAAGACGGAGCTGGGGTGTCTG CGCGCCATCATCCTCTTCAACCCGG ACGCCAAAGGCCTCTCGAACCCCGGCGAGGTGGAGCTGCTGCGGGAGAAGGTTTACGCGTCGCTGGAGTCCTATTGCAAACAGAAATACCCCGAGCAGCAGGGCAg GTTCGCCAAGCTGCTGCTGCGCCTGCCGGCGCTGCGCTCCATCGGCCTCaagtgcctggagcacctcttcTTCTTCAAGCTCATCGGGGAC ACCCCCATCGACACCTTCCTCATGGAGATGCTGGAGGCGCCGCACCAGCTCTCCTGA
- the SLC39A7 gene encoding zinc transporter SLC39A7 isoform X2 yields MAPPPSRRPGNGRFRPPLSLSPASPPRSRESSRCHVGPEPERERERSARTEPGAMAAAGTRGVAVTVAIAALALGLLPGHGAAHEDPHREHEDPHYGHGHSHEEPRHGHGHSHEGLYHGHGHSHEDLHHGHSHKDPHHGHPHEGLYHGHGHSHEEPHHGHGHSHEGLYHGHGHSHEEPHHGHLHEGLYHGHGHSHEEPHHGHSHKDPHHGHPHEGLYHGHGHSHEGLYHGHGHSHEEPHPRHGHSHEDLHHGHGHSHEGLYHGHGHSHEEPRPPPRRDTLTLWLQTLSATLLVSAAPLLLLPLVPLEPGAPRHRQRLRLLLSFAAGGLLGDAFLHLIPHAIAPHAHHEDADPAGHGGHGHSHGAQHGHMVAVGTWVLAGIVTFLVLETLVRHVRGGHSHGHGHGDGHGAKAKSSSSEGDEEPDGTVPKGHHKGHHKGHHKGHRGKSGDGGEEAGMGVSGYLNLVADVAHNFTDGLAIGASFLGGAALGTVTTVTVLLHELPHELGDFAILVQAGCSKSQALRLQLLTALGALAGAACSLLAEGGAAGGPPAPGGVLPFTAGGFIYLGTVTVLPELLRDARPPQALAQLLALLAGVAMMAAIAHCE; encoded by the exons ATGGCGCCGCCGCCTTCACGTCGTCCTGGCAACGGGCGCTTCCgccctcctctctccctctcccccgcCTCCCCACCGAGATCTCGCGAGAGCTCGCGGTGCCACGTCGGGCCAGAGCCGGAGCGGGAGCGCGAGCGGAGCGCGCGGACG GAGCCCGGGGCCATGGCGGCCGCCGGGACACGCGGAGTCGCCGTCACCGTCGCCATCGCCGCGctggccctggggctgctgccggGACACGGCGCCGCGCACGAGGATCCGCACCGTGAGCACGAGGATCCGCACTACGGCCACGGCCACTCGCACGAGGAGCCGCGCCACGGGCACGGCCATTC GCACGAGGGGCTCTACCATGGCCATGGCCACTCGCACGAGGATCTGCACCACGGCCACTCGCACAAGGACCCGCACCATGGGCACCCGCACGAGGGGCTCTACCATGGCCATGGCCACTCGCACGAGGAGCCGCACCACGGGCACGGCCACTCGCACGAGGGGCTCTACCATGGT CACGGCCACTCGCACGAGGAGCCGCACCATGGCCACTTGCACGAGGGGCTCTACCATGGTCATGGGCACTCGCACGAGGAGCCGCACCACGGCCACTCGCACAAGGACCCGCACCATGGGCACCCGCACGAGGGGCTCTACCATGGCCATGGCCACTCGCACGAGGGGCTCTACCATGGGCACGGCCACTCGCACGAGGAGCCACACCCACGGCACGGCCACTCACACGAGGATCTGCACCACGGCCATGGGCACTCACATGAGGGGCTCTACCATGGCCATGGCCACTCGCATGAGGAgccgcgccccccgccccggcgggACACGCTGACGCTGTGGCTGCAG ACGCTGTCGGCCACGCTGCTGGTGAGCGCCgcgccgctgctgctgctgccgctggtGCCGCTGGAGCCCGGcgccccccggcaccgccaGCGCCTGCGCCTGCTGCTCAGCTTCGCCGcgggggggctgctgggggacgCCTTCCTGCACCTCATCCCCCACGCCATCG ccccccacgCGCATCACGAGGACGCTGACCCCGCTGGCCACGGTGGCCACGGCCACTCGCACG ggGCGCAGCACGGGCACATGGTGGCCGTGGGGACGTGGGTGCTGGCCGGGATTGTCACCTTCCTGGTGCTGGAGACGCTGGTGCGACACGTGCGCGGCGGCCACAGCCACGGCCACGGTCACGGTGACGGTCACG GGGCCAAGGCCAAGAGCAGCTCGAGCGAGGGGGACGAGGAGCCGGACGGGACGGTCCCCAAGGGCCACCACAAGGGCCACCACAAGGGCCACCACAAGGGCCACCGCGGGAAGAGCGGGGACGGGGGCGAGGAGGCGG gcaTGGGGGTGTCCGGGTACCTGAACCTGGTGGCCGACGTGGCCCACAACTTCACGGACGGGTTGGCCATCGGCGCCTCCTTCCTGGGGGGGGCGGCGCTGGGGACGGTGACAACGGTGACGGTTCTGCTGCACGAGCTGCCGCACGAGCTCGGGGACTTCGCCATCCTGGTGCAGGCGGGATGCAGCAAGAGCCAG GCCCTGCGTCTGCAGCTGCTGACGGCGCTGGGCGCGCTGGCGGGGGCCGCCTGCTCGCTGCTGGCCGAGGGGGGGGCGGCCGGGGGGCCCCCGGCGCCGGGGGGGGTCCTGCCCTTCACCGCCGGCGGCTTCATCTACCTGGGGACGGTGACGGtgctgccggagctgctgcgggACGCGCGGCCGCCCCAGGCGCTGGCCCAGCTGCTGGCGCTGCTGGCCGGGGTGGCCATGATGGCGGCCATCGCGCACTGCGAGTGA
- the SLC39A7 gene encoding zinc transporter SLC39A7 isoform X1, whose translation MAPPPSRRPGNGRFRPPLSLSPASPPRSRESSRCHVGPEPERERERSARTEPGAMAAAGTRGVAVTVAIAALALGLLPGHGAAHEDPHREHEDPHYGHGHSHEEPRHGHGHSHEGLYHGHGHLHEGLYHGHGHSHEDLHHGHSHKDPHHGHPHEGLYHGHGHSHEEPHHGHGHSHEGLYHGHGHSHEEPHHGHLHEGLYHGHGHSHEEPHHGHSHKDPHHGHPHEGLYHGHGHSHEGLYHGHGHSHEEPHPRHGHSHEDLHHGHGHSHEGLYHGHGHSHEEPRPPPRRDTLTLWLQTLSATLLVSAAPLLLLPLVPLEPGAPRHRQRLRLLLSFAAGGLLGDAFLHLIPHAIAPHAHHEDADPAGHGGHGHSHGAQHGHMVAVGTWVLAGIVTFLVLETLVRHVRGGHSHGHGHGDGHGAKAKSSSSEGDEEPDGTVPKGHHKGHHKGHHKGHRGKSGDGGEEAGMGVSGYLNLVADVAHNFTDGLAIGASFLGGAALGTVTTVTVLLHELPHELGDFAILVQAGCSKSQALRLQLLTALGALAGAACSLLAEGGAAGGPPAPGGVLPFTAGGFIYLGTVTVLPELLRDARPPQALAQLLALLAGVAMMAAIAHCE comes from the exons ATGGCGCCGCCGCCTTCACGTCGTCCTGGCAACGGGCGCTTCCgccctcctctctccctctcccccgcCTCCCCACCGAGATCTCGCGAGAGCTCGCGGTGCCACGTCGGGCCAGAGCCGGAGCGGGAGCGCGAGCGGAGCGCGCGGACG GAGCCCGGGGCCATGGCGGCCGCCGGGACACGCGGAGTCGCCGTCACCGTCGCCATCGCCGCGctggccctggggctgctgccggGACACGGCGCCGCGCACGAGGATCCGCACCGTGAGCACGAGGATCCGCACTACGGCCACGGCCACTCGCACGAGGAGCCGCGCCACGGGCACGGCCATTCACACGAGGGGCTCTACCATGGCCATGGCCACTTGCACGAGGGGCTCTACCATGGCCATGGCCACTCGCACGAGGATCTGCACCACGGCCACTCGCACAAGGACCCGCACCATGGGCACCCGCACGAGGGGCTCTACCATGGCCATGGCCACTCGCACGAGGAGCCGCACCACGGGCACGGCCACTCGCACGAGGGGCTCTACCATGGT CACGGCCACTCGCACGAGGAGCCGCACCATGGCCACTTGCACGAGGGGCTCTACCATGGTCATGGGCACTCGCACGAGGAGCCGCACCACGGCCACTCGCACAAGGACCCGCACCATGGGCACCCGCACGAGGGGCTCTACCATGGCCATGGCCACTCGCACGAGGGGCTCTACCATGGGCACGGCCACTCGCACGAGGAGCCACACCCACGGCACGGCCACTCACACGAGGATCTGCACCACGGCCATGGGCACTCACATGAGGGGCTCTACCATGGCCATGGCCACTCGCATGAGGAgccgcgccccccgccccggcgggACACGCTGACGCTGTGGCTGCAG ACGCTGTCGGCCACGCTGCTGGTGAGCGCCgcgccgctgctgctgctgccgctggtGCCGCTGGAGCCCGGcgccccccggcaccgccaGCGCCTGCGCCTGCTGCTCAGCTTCGCCGcgggggggctgctgggggacgCCTTCCTGCACCTCATCCCCCACGCCATCG ccccccacgCGCATCACGAGGACGCTGACCCCGCTGGCCACGGTGGCCACGGCCACTCGCACG ggGCGCAGCACGGGCACATGGTGGCCGTGGGGACGTGGGTGCTGGCCGGGATTGTCACCTTCCTGGTGCTGGAGACGCTGGTGCGACACGTGCGCGGCGGCCACAGCCACGGCCACGGTCACGGTGACGGTCACG GGGCCAAGGCCAAGAGCAGCTCGAGCGAGGGGGACGAGGAGCCGGACGGGACGGTCCCCAAGGGCCACCACAAGGGCCACCACAAGGGCCACCACAAGGGCCACCGCGGGAAGAGCGGGGACGGGGGCGAGGAGGCGG gcaTGGGGGTGTCCGGGTACCTGAACCTGGTGGCCGACGTGGCCCACAACTTCACGGACGGGTTGGCCATCGGCGCCTCCTTCCTGGGGGGGGCGGCGCTGGGGACGGTGACAACGGTGACGGTTCTGCTGCACGAGCTGCCGCACGAGCTCGGGGACTTCGCCATCCTGGTGCAGGCGGGATGCAGCAAGAGCCAG GCCCTGCGTCTGCAGCTGCTGACGGCGCTGGGCGCGCTGGCGGGGGCCGCCTGCTCGCTGCTGGCCGAGGGGGGGGCGGCCGGGGGGCCCCCGGCGCCGGGGGGGGTCCTGCCCTTCACCGCCGGCGGCTTCATCTACCTGGGGACGGTGACGGtgctgccggagctgctgcgggACGCGCGGCCGCCCCAGGCGCTGGCCCAGCTGCTGGCGCTGCTGGCCGGGGTGGCCATGATGGCGGCCATCGCGCACTGCGAGTGA
- the SLC39A7 gene encoding zinc transporter SLC39A7 isoform X4, with protein sequence MAPPPSRRPGNGRFRPPLSLSPASPPRSRESSRCHVGPEPERERERSARTEPGAMAAAGTRGVAVTVAIAALALGLLPGHGAAHEDPHREHEDPHYGHGHSHEEPRHGHGHSHEGLYHGHGHLHEGLYHGHGHSHEDLHHGHSHKDPHHGHPHEGLYHGHGHSHEEPHHGHGHSHEGLYHGHGHSHEEPHHGHLHEGLYHGHGHSHEEPHHGHSHKDPHHGHPHEGLYHGHGHSHEEPRPPPRRDTLTLWLQTLSATLLVSAAPLLLLPLVPLEPGAPRHRQRLRLLLSFAAGGLLGDAFLHLIPHAIAPHAHHEDADPAGHGGHGHSHGAQHGHMVAVGTWVLAGIVTFLVLETLVRHVRGGHSHGHGHGDGHGAKAKSSSSEGDEEPDGTVPKGHHKGHHKGHHKGHRGKSGDGGEEAGMGVSGYLNLVADVAHNFTDGLAIGASFLGGAALGTVTTVTVLLHELPHELGDFAILVQAGCSKSQALRLQLLTALGALAGAACSLLAEGGAAGGPPAPGGVLPFTAGGFIYLGTVTVLPELLRDARPPQALAQLLALLAGVAMMAAIAHCE encoded by the exons ATGGCGCCGCCGCCTTCACGTCGTCCTGGCAACGGGCGCTTCCgccctcctctctccctctcccccgcCTCCCCACCGAGATCTCGCGAGAGCTCGCGGTGCCACGTCGGGCCAGAGCCGGAGCGGGAGCGCGAGCGGAGCGCGCGGACG GAGCCCGGGGCCATGGCGGCCGCCGGGACACGCGGAGTCGCCGTCACCGTCGCCATCGCCGCGctggccctggggctgctgccggGACACGGCGCCGCGCACGAGGATCCGCACCGTGAGCACGAGGATCCGCACTACGGCCACGGCCACTCGCACGAGGAGCCGCGCCACGGGCACGGCCATTCACACGAGGGGCTCTACCATGGCCATGGCCACTTGCACGAGGGGCTCTACCATGGCCATGGCCACTCGCACGAGGATCTGCACCACGGCCACTCGCACAAGGACCCGCACCATGGGCACCCGCACGAGGGGCTCTACCATGGCCATGGCCACTCGCACGAGGAGCCGCACCACGGGCACGGCCACTCGCACGAGGGGCTCTACCATGGT CACGGCCACTCGCACGAGGAGCCGCACCATGGCCACTTGCACGAGGGGCTCTACCATGGTCATGGGCACTCGCACGAGGAGCCGCACCACGGCCACTCGCACAAGGACCCGCACCATGGGCACCCGCACGAGGGGCTCTACCATGGCCATGGCCACTCGCAC GAGGAgccgcgccccccgccccggcgggACACGCTGACGCTGTGGCTGCAG ACGCTGTCGGCCACGCTGCTGGTGAGCGCCgcgccgctgctgctgctgccgctggtGCCGCTGGAGCCCGGcgccccccggcaccgccaGCGCCTGCGCCTGCTGCTCAGCTTCGCCGcgggggggctgctgggggacgCCTTCCTGCACCTCATCCCCCACGCCATCG ccccccacgCGCATCACGAGGACGCTGACCCCGCTGGCCACGGTGGCCACGGCCACTCGCACG ggGCGCAGCACGGGCACATGGTGGCCGTGGGGACGTGGGTGCTGGCCGGGATTGTCACCTTCCTGGTGCTGGAGACGCTGGTGCGACACGTGCGCGGCGGCCACAGCCACGGCCACGGTCACGGTGACGGTCACG GGGCCAAGGCCAAGAGCAGCTCGAGCGAGGGGGACGAGGAGCCGGACGGGACGGTCCCCAAGGGCCACCACAAGGGCCACCACAAGGGCCACCACAAGGGCCACCGCGGGAAGAGCGGGGACGGGGGCGAGGAGGCGG gcaTGGGGGTGTCCGGGTACCTGAACCTGGTGGCCGACGTGGCCCACAACTTCACGGACGGGTTGGCCATCGGCGCCTCCTTCCTGGGGGGGGCGGCGCTGGGGACGGTGACAACGGTGACGGTTCTGCTGCACGAGCTGCCGCACGAGCTCGGGGACTTCGCCATCCTGGTGCAGGCGGGATGCAGCAAGAGCCAG GCCCTGCGTCTGCAGCTGCTGACGGCGCTGGGCGCGCTGGCGGGGGCCGCCTGCTCGCTGCTGGCCGAGGGGGGGGCGGCCGGGGGGCCCCCGGCGCCGGGGGGGGTCCTGCCCTTCACCGCCGGCGGCTTCATCTACCTGGGGACGGTGACGGtgctgccggagctgctgcgggACGCGCGGCCGCCCCAGGCGCTGGCCCAGCTGCTGGCGCTGCTGGCCGGGGTGGCCATGATGGCGGCCATCGCGCACTGCGAGTGA
- the SLC39A7 gene encoding zinc transporter SLC39A7 isoform X5, producing the protein MAPPPSRRPGNGRFRPPLSLSPASPPRSRESSRCHVGPEPERERERSARTEPGAMAAAGTRGVAVTVAIAALALGLLPGHGAAHEDPHREHEDPHYGHGHSHEEPRHGHGHSHEGLYHGHGHLHEGLYHGHGHSHEDLHHGHSHKDPHHGHPHEGLYHGHGHSHEEPHHGHSHEEPRPPPRRDTLTLWLQTLSATLLVSAAPLLLLPLVPLEPGAPRHRQRLRLLLSFAAGGLLGDAFLHLIPHAIAPHAHHEDADPAGHGGHGHSHGAQHGHMVAVGTWVLAGIVTFLVLETLVRHVRGGHSHGHGHGDGHGAKAKSSSSEGDEEPDGTVPKGHHKGHHKGHHKGHRGKSGDGGEEAGMGVSGYLNLVADVAHNFTDGLAIGASFLGGAALGTVTTVTVLLHELPHELGDFAILVQAGCSKSQALRLQLLTALGALAGAACSLLAEGGAAGGPPAPGGVLPFTAGGFIYLGTVTVLPELLRDARPPQALAQLLALLAGVAMMAAIAHCE; encoded by the exons ATGGCGCCGCCGCCTTCACGTCGTCCTGGCAACGGGCGCTTCCgccctcctctctccctctcccccgcCTCCCCACCGAGATCTCGCGAGAGCTCGCGGTGCCACGTCGGGCCAGAGCCGGAGCGGGAGCGCGAGCGGAGCGCGCGGACG GAGCCCGGGGCCATGGCGGCCGCCGGGACACGCGGAGTCGCCGTCACCGTCGCCATCGCCGCGctggccctggggctgctgccggGACACGGCGCCGCGCACGAGGATCCGCACCGTGAGCACGAGGATCCGCACTACGGCCACGGCCACTCGCACGAGGAGCCGCGCCACGGGCACGGCCATTCACACGAGGGGCTCTACCATGGCCATGGCCACTTGCACGAGGGGCTCTACCATGGCCATGGCCACTCGCACGAGGATCTGCACCACGGCCACTCGCACAAGGACCCGCACCATGGGCACCCGCACGAGGGGCTCTACCATGGCCATGGCCACTCGCACGAGGAGCCGCA CCATGGCCACTCGCAC GAGGAgccgcgccccccgccccggcgggACACGCTGACGCTGTGGCTGCAG ACGCTGTCGGCCACGCTGCTGGTGAGCGCCgcgccgctgctgctgctgccgctggtGCCGCTGGAGCCCGGcgccccccggcaccgccaGCGCCTGCGCCTGCTGCTCAGCTTCGCCGcgggggggctgctgggggacgCCTTCCTGCACCTCATCCCCCACGCCATCG ccccccacgCGCATCACGAGGACGCTGACCCCGCTGGCCACGGTGGCCACGGCCACTCGCACG ggGCGCAGCACGGGCACATGGTGGCCGTGGGGACGTGGGTGCTGGCCGGGATTGTCACCTTCCTGGTGCTGGAGACGCTGGTGCGACACGTGCGCGGCGGCCACAGCCACGGCCACGGTCACGGTGACGGTCACG GGGCCAAGGCCAAGAGCAGCTCGAGCGAGGGGGACGAGGAGCCGGACGGGACGGTCCCCAAGGGCCACCACAAGGGCCACCACAAGGGCCACCACAAGGGCCACCGCGGGAAGAGCGGGGACGGGGGCGAGGAGGCGG gcaTGGGGGTGTCCGGGTACCTGAACCTGGTGGCCGACGTGGCCCACAACTTCACGGACGGGTTGGCCATCGGCGCCTCCTTCCTGGGGGGGGCGGCGCTGGGGACGGTGACAACGGTGACGGTTCTGCTGCACGAGCTGCCGCACGAGCTCGGGGACTTCGCCATCCTGGTGCAGGCGGGATGCAGCAAGAGCCAG GCCCTGCGTCTGCAGCTGCTGACGGCGCTGGGCGCGCTGGCGGGGGCCGCCTGCTCGCTGCTGGCCGAGGGGGGGGCGGCCGGGGGGCCCCCGGCGCCGGGGGGGGTCCTGCCCTTCACCGCCGGCGGCTTCATCTACCTGGGGACGGTGACGGtgctgccggagctgctgcgggACGCGCGGCCGCCCCAGGCGCTGGCCCAGCTGCTGGCGCTGCTGGCCGGGGTGGCCATGATGGCGGCCATCGCGCACTGCGAGTGA
- the SLC39A7 gene encoding zinc transporter SLC39A7 isoform X3: MAPPPSRRPGNGRFRPPLSLSPASPPRSRESSRCHVGPEPERERERSARTEPGAMAAAGTRGVAVTVAIAALALGLLPGHGAAHEDPHREHEDPHYGHGHSHEEPRHGHGHSHEDLHHGHSHKDPHHGHPHEGLYHGHGHSHEEPHHGHGHSHEGLYHGHGHSHEEPHHGHLHEGLYHGHGHSHEEPHHGHSHKDPHHGHPHEGLYHGHGHSHEGLYHGHGHSHEEPHPRHGHSHEDLHHGHGHSHEGLYHGHGHSHEEPRPPPRRDTLTLWLQTLSATLLVSAAPLLLLPLVPLEPGAPRHRQRLRLLLSFAAGGLLGDAFLHLIPHAIAPHAHHEDADPAGHGGHGHSHGAQHGHMVAVGTWVLAGIVTFLVLETLVRHVRGGHSHGHGHGDGHGAKAKSSSSEGDEEPDGTVPKGHHKGHHKGHHKGHRGKSGDGGEEAGMGVSGYLNLVADVAHNFTDGLAIGASFLGGAALGTVTTVTVLLHELPHELGDFAILVQAGCSKSQALRLQLLTALGALAGAACSLLAEGGAAGGPPAPGGVLPFTAGGFIYLGTVTVLPELLRDARPPQALAQLLALLAGVAMMAAIAHCE; the protein is encoded by the exons ATGGCGCCGCCGCCTTCACGTCGTCCTGGCAACGGGCGCTTCCgccctcctctctccctctcccccgcCTCCCCACCGAGATCTCGCGAGAGCTCGCGGTGCCACGTCGGGCCAGAGCCGGAGCGGGAGCGCGAGCGGAGCGCGCGGACG GAGCCCGGGGCCATGGCGGCCGCCGGGACACGCGGAGTCGCCGTCACCGTCGCCATCGCCGCGctggccctggggctgctgccggGACACGGCGCCGCGCACGAGGATCCGCACCGTGAGCACGAGGATCCGCACTACGGCCACGGCCACTCGCACGAGGAGCCGCGCCACGGGCACGGCCAT TCGCACGAGGATCTGCACCACGGCCACTCGCACAAGGACCCGCACCATGGGCACCCGCACGAGGGGCTCTACCATGGCCATGGCCACTCGCACGAGGAGCCGCACCACGGGCACGGCCACTCGCACGAGGGGCTCTACCATGGT CACGGCCACTCGCACGAGGAGCCGCACCATGGCCACTTGCACGAGGGGCTCTACCATGGTCATGGGCACTCGCACGAGGAGCCGCACCACGGCCACTCGCACAAGGACCCGCACCATGGGCACCCGCACGAGGGGCTCTACCATGGCCATGGCCACTCGCACGAGGGGCTCTACCATGGGCACGGCCACTCGCACGAGGAGCCACACCCACGGCACGGCCACTCACACGAGGATCTGCACCACGGCCATGGGCACTCACATGAGGGGCTCTACCATGGCCATGGCCACTCGCATGAGGAgccgcgccccccgccccggcgggACACGCTGACGCTGTGGCTGCAG ACGCTGTCGGCCACGCTGCTGGTGAGCGCCgcgccgctgctgctgctgccgctggtGCCGCTGGAGCCCGGcgccccccggcaccgccaGCGCCTGCGCCTGCTGCTCAGCTTCGCCGcgggggggctgctgggggacgCCTTCCTGCACCTCATCCCCCACGCCATCG ccccccacgCGCATCACGAGGACGCTGACCCCGCTGGCCACGGTGGCCACGGCCACTCGCACG ggGCGCAGCACGGGCACATGGTGGCCGTGGGGACGTGGGTGCTGGCCGGGATTGTCACCTTCCTGGTGCTGGAGACGCTGGTGCGACACGTGCGCGGCGGCCACAGCCACGGCCACGGTCACGGTGACGGTCACG GGGCCAAGGCCAAGAGCAGCTCGAGCGAGGGGGACGAGGAGCCGGACGGGACGGTCCCCAAGGGCCACCACAAGGGCCACCACAAGGGCCACCACAAGGGCCACCGCGGGAAGAGCGGGGACGGGGGCGAGGAGGCGG gcaTGGGGGTGTCCGGGTACCTGAACCTGGTGGCCGACGTGGCCCACAACTTCACGGACGGGTTGGCCATCGGCGCCTCCTTCCTGGGGGGGGCGGCGCTGGGGACGGTGACAACGGTGACGGTTCTGCTGCACGAGCTGCCGCACGAGCTCGGGGACTTCGCCATCCTGGTGCAGGCGGGATGCAGCAAGAGCCAG GCCCTGCGTCTGCAGCTGCTGACGGCGCTGGGCGCGCTGGCGGGGGCCGCCTGCTCGCTGCTGGCCGAGGGGGGGGCGGCCGGGGGGCCCCCGGCGCCGGGGGGGGTCCTGCCCTTCACCGCCGGCGGCTTCATCTACCTGGGGACGGTGACGGtgctgccggagctgctgcgggACGCGCGGCCGCCCCAGGCGCTGGCCCAGCTGCTGGCGCTGCTGGCCGGGGTGGCCATGATGGCGGCCATCGCGCACTGCGAGTGA